AAAGACCCCAAAACTCCAGATTTCCAAAAATTTAAAGTAGATCAAAGAGGATTAAGGCGCGATATCGCATTCACTCTAGCCTTTGATAATGATGCGATGGGAGAAAAATACACAACAAAAGTAAGCGCCTATCTGATGGAGAGCTTTAAAATAACGCCTACTATCCATCAAAGTTTTACAAAAGATGTTAGCGATGACTTAAAGTTGTGCCAACAAACTGGACTAAAAATTGAAAATCTGAATGTAGATACGCTTAAAAACGCGCTAAAAACAATCCTAAGGAATTATCAGTCAACTTCTCACCCACACACAAAAAAGACTCTTGCAACTAAAATTGCAAATATTGATCAAATCTTTCCACTCAAAGAAAACTTCAAACAAAAATTTGTAGAAATCCGCAGTGGCAAGAATATTGGAATGGAGCTATAAATGTACAAATATAAGCCCTACTGTTATCTCATCTCTATTTTATTTGCTCCATCTGTCTTTATAGCCATGCTCTATACATTGTTGAGTCTGCCAAGTCTGCACACAGCTATGCTCTTTAGCAAAAAGATCATGCTTAATCTACAGGACTTCAAATATTTCAAACCACAAATATACCTTGCATTTGTATGCGCCTTATTACCATTTTGCTGTACAGCCTATCTTTTCTCCAAAGGTTCTAACATGCAAAGCCATGGTAAAGCAAGATGGTAAAGCAAGATGGGCAAGTGCTAAGGAAATAGAAGCTTATAGCTATAGTGTTCTTAACTTTTTAAAAAACCTTTTTGGTTTTAGCATAAGATTATTAGGACTTCCTCTAATATTTTTTATTCCAGATAAAAAAGGTTTTATTAAAAATATAGCTAAAAACTTCCTAGAAACATGTAAGCTAGGTTTAACCATCAAACACCCCATGACATTAAATTTCAAGCAGGGCGTGGTAGTGGGCAAATACGAAGCGCTGGGCAAATCTAAACCTGTCTACTATGATAGTCCGCTATCCACCCTTATCATTGCGCCCCCCGGAAGCGGTAAAACAGCAGCAGTTGCTATTCCTAATCTACTGACTTTAAAAAATTCTGTGGTAGTCTTGGACATCAAAGGCGAACTTTGCGATCTTACAGCCAAATACAGACAAAAAAAATTTAAAAACAAGATTTTCGTATTCAATCCACTGGGTGATGATAACACGCTAAAATTTAACCCCTTTGATAAAAAGATTGTCTCTCAACTTGATTTTAATAGAAAAAGGCGACTTGTTGATGAAGTGGGCAACACCATATTTACTGAGGAGAATGACAACAAAGACCCACACTGGACACAGCAGGCTAGAAATCTCTTCATCTTTTATGCACTTTATGATTTGTGTGTCTATGGAGGCTCTAATTTTTTTGAAATCGCCTCCTGCCCTATTAAGAACTATGTTCCACTCATCCATCCTAAAAGTCGCCAGTATGCCGAACTCTTTGAAGTGAAACGGGATGAACAGGGTAATGCAATTAAGGATGCAAATGGCGCTTATATCCAAGAGTTAGATAATAACAATGAGCCGATACAAAACTCCGAAGTTAACGCAGAGGTGTTGTGGTATAGACAGGTAGCCGAACAGGTTTACTTAGATGTAGAAGACTCTAGAAATTACGATGGCACAGTTCACAGACTAGAGAGAGATACAGAGGGCAATATTATTATCAAGGAGGGCATGTTAGATCCTATCATCAGAAATGATGCCAATAGATGGGCAAATGCTAATGATAGGGAATTTGCTAGTATTAAATCTGTTTATTCTAGATTTATGCAAGTCTTTACCAGTTATCAAGTCAAAGAAGCCACTAGTTCTATGAGTTTTGCCTACGAAGATTTAAGGCGCGAAAATATTAGTCTTTATATCAAAATTGCCCAAACAGATATTAATACACTCGCTCCCTTAATTAGAATTCTTCTAGAAAGCATGGCTAAAAATCTACTCCTAAGAGAAAGCCAAAAATTTGAAGAAAGGGTTTATTTTATTTTAGATGAGTTCGTACGCTTTGGTAAACTTCCCTTTCTTTTAGAAATGCCCGCTCTAAGTAGAAGCTATGGAGTGGTGATTCTATTTATCACCCAAAGCAACGCTCTAATAGAAAAATACTATGGAAAAGACGATGCAAAGATCGTCAATGGTACCGTAGCCTATAAAATAGTCTTTAAAATGGATGATCTAGAGTATGCCAAACAGCTTAGTGAAGAAATTGGCAAGATGACTAGAAAAACACGCTCTCACTCTACAGAAAAAGGCCAACTTGTTTTTGGAGGCACGAGCTCTATAGGCAAAGAAGCATGGGATTTACTCAGCCCACAAGACATCATGAATATTGATAGCGATGAAGTCATTATCTTAGTAAGTGGACATAAAGCCAAACCACTTAAGCTCAAGGCAAATTACTACTTTAAGGACTCTGCCATGATGAAACTCTGCCATGATGAAAGGTCTGAAAGATTATACATGGAAAAAATGTGCGTTGTTTGGTTCTTACAAAAAAGCTAGTGTTTTGACATGAAAACTAAACTCAATAGAGGATTATGATGATTGCAAAAATCCGCAAAACGCTTAAAGAATATAAAGACAACTTCCTATGGTTTTACTATATGTTTGGTGGCAATGCCAAATCTATGGAATTTCTCAGATCTTATTGCAAAGAACTAGCGCATGCAAAAAATCCTAGTGAACTAGAAAATTCTAAAACGCATTGTATACGCTTCCTAGAAGCTCTTAGAGATTTAGAGCAGGAGGAGATAAAAAACCAAGAGCGGCTTTCCCCAACCATAACAGCACCATTGATGGATATGTTTATAGAAGAGCTTCAAAGTTTGAATGTACCATCAAGTCCAAGGATCGAAGCTCAAATCTCAAACACTAATCAAGAAAAACACTAATCAAGAAAATACAATACAATTCAATACGAAAATAGACAATACAACACAAAACAACACCATAAAACAAAATACGATACTAGATAATACAATAAAAGAAAATAATTTGCGCTGATAAACTTCATTCAAAGAAAAAAGCAAGAATACGAGAGTCAAAACAAAAGGCCTTTTGGAGATGAAGACTTTAAGCATATACTCTTAGAGTATGCAAGAGATGGCATGAATGCTAAAGAAATACAGGTCCTGCTCCTATTATTACACAAAAATCCTAGTAAACTCAAAGAAGAACATAAGGAATTTCTCTCAGCTGTGTTGCTCAAGAGTCTTGAAAGCACCAAATTACTGCAAGGCGATCCAACAAGAATAGCTATTAAACTATCGTTGGGAGTTGAGAATGTAAGCCCTGAAGAGAAAACAAACCTTATTAAAGAGATTCAAAATAAAACGCTAGATAGGCGTATTTTAGGTGGCACCTATGAGCATTTAGCGCTAGAAGTGCAACAACAAAATAACATACAAAAAAATACCACAACAGACAAAATACCACAACAGACAATATTATACAAGACAATACAATAAAATCTAATACTATAAAACAAAATACATTAAGACAATAAAGAGCAAAAAGCAGAGATTAAGAAAATAGGAACAAAAAACCCAAAAATAAAGGCTAAAACAAACAACCGCTCTAAGAAAAACCGGCAAAATCAACATGACATGGATATGTAAATGGGCATACAAAAAATCTTAACAATGCTATGTCTTGTAATTTTCTCTCCTATGTCAATCTTTGCTTTAAGCATCCTGACAACAGACAATATTAATCTCAAGCAAAGAATAGGTAGTTTGCAGGGGAGAGTGGTATTTGGCGAAAAAGTCTTTCTTGTCCAAGCTATAGGTCAATACCACATAAGAGGAAAAGCCCTAGAGCTAGAGATCACTGATCTTATCAGGAATAACCAAAAACTCCACCTATCACAAAATGCAAGAACCACGCAAAATATCCCTCCTAACTTGTGGATCAGAAAGGGTTCTCTTCTCCATTTTAGCTGTGAAAATGCAGATGAAATTGCTAAAATTTTAGGTGTATCTAGTGAAGAATACAAACAATTAGAAAATTCAACAGATTGTGCTAATGCCACTAGTAATGCTAGCACAGAAAACAATAAACCTAGCGGTGTAGGGGCTGGAATAGACAAACAGGGCGTGATTGGTGTGGATGGCTCAAGTGGCACTAGTAGCTATACAGATGGGAATGTGGGAGGATTCAATAATAATTCTTTTCAAAATAGCAGTAGTGGTAGTAGTAACGATGGTAGTAGCCTACAAAACTTCTCCAATGGTGGCTCCCTCAACAACGGCATATACCCTCTGCCACTGCCAACTGAAAGCGGAGGAAACAACTCAAACACAGATTCAGGTATTCCCTCCAGTAGCGCTACAGATTCTACAAATCTTCCCTATTCCATGCAATATTGTAAGGTCCCTGAATTTGATGCAGCTACAAACCAATTTAAACTTTTTGTGATAGGCAAAGACGGGACATGCCAAGAAATGAATGCCTACAGAGATGATACCAAATGCAGTTATCGTTATGATTTTGAAAAAGGTAAGGCCATTAAACAGACGCAATTTTACTATGTGGATAAAGAGAACAAAACGCAATACATCGGCGGGTGTGTAGATCTCCATGGAGCACAATATGCTATGCAACTTTACAAAGACGATAGCAAATGTACGCTGAGCCAAACAAGTGATAAAGGCTATGGGATGGGGCAATCTCAAAGTTTTCAAACCCAAATCGTCTTTAGAGGCATGGACAATTTACTCCATGTTGCAATAGATTGCGCAGACTACGCTAGGGTGCAGGATAGGATTGTGCGTTATGAAAAGAATTCTAATACCAAACAAATGACGCCTATTGTGGATCAATACTACGAAGATCCTATTACTAAAAAACAGGTCATTCTCAACCGCGGAGTAGAAAGCAAGTTATCCAGCCAATACCAAGAATATGCCTGTGGAAAGTGGGTTTATGATGATGCAAAATTACAAGCTTATAGACCTACTATGTTAAAAAGCTATGATGCCATCAACGGCGTTTATGTAGAAGTTACACCTTGTGATTTTGAATCTGGAATCAAGAGTGGCAAAATTACCGTGCCCTATGCCAAATTACCCGCCACAGAAACTACCTTAGATACAAAAACCACCAGCCATCAATTCTTCTTGACATTAGCTAGAGAACACAGCGGTGTTTGTTATAATGTAAGACAACATAATTGTCCCATCATCGATTCTAATGCCAATCAAGCATGGGCAAGCACCTATGTAACCACAACAACAGAGATCAAGCAGCCCTACCAAAGACCCGCACAAGATGGTGAAACCCCAACTATCTACACCATCACCACGCAGACAAACGCTATCAAACGGAGTACGCAAGTCAGCGATGCGAGCATTGGTCTTAGTGATCTCTACATGCAGTTTGTAGAAGTACAAGAAGGATACTACAAAGATAATACCATCAAGACTTCAGAAAAATTTTTAAAATGGCAACAGGCAAGTGTTAGACCCGGCAATGGAAGTTGTGAGCAACTTGAAATGGTAGGAGACTACATGGGTAGCAGGGTTAAAGAGTGGGTACCAAACATGTACACCAGATGTAGTAGGCATGGCCAGTATGTTTATGATAGCACATGGTAAAAAATACTTACTTGCTTGTATCTTAGGTATAGTCAAGTTGGGTGCTGTAGGGATGCTTGTAGAAAACCCAAGCCAAGACGCTGCTTCTGCTTCCATGCTATCTAGGATGGCAACTCAAATCAACCAAGCAGCAGACATGATCAAAAAATACCAAGACATGTTAGAAAAGGCTCAGGCAACAATCAATCAACTCAATCAAGTCAATAAGGTTTTGAGTGGTACTCAAGACTTCCTCAATGGCTCTATTCTTAACATCGCTAACCCAAAAGACCTAATAGATAATGCAATCAACATTGCCAAACAAATCAAAACCAATACACAAAATCTAGCCGAGCAAGTAAAGGATTATAACATTGCCAATGCTCTAAAAGTGCGCACCATTGCCTCTAAATGCCCTGAAATTGATTATGAACACCTTTCTCCCTCAGCTAAAAGGCTTCTTTTTAGCCAAAAGGGCAAAGAAAGCGAAGCACTCAAAGCATTAAAGAATCTTTCAGATGCAATGGGAAATACCATGATTGAAAATGGTGGCTATGTCTTTGGACAAATGAGTGGCAAAACTCTAGCACCACACATTTGCATAAAACGCGATAATAGGGCTTTAGCCATAGACATCCAAAAAGAAGACATGCGCGCAAGATTAGCCTTGCTCAACAATGACTACAAAGGATACAAAGAGGCCATTAGAAAAAAACAAGAGGCGCAAGACAAATTATTTTACAGCACACAAAAAGAAATAGAAAGGCTTAGCTTCACCTTACTCAGGCGTGTGGAAAAACAACTCTCTACTCTTGGCGTAAAGGATCTCAAATACAAAGGTAAATATTGCATACAACAAACAAGTTCAGATGGTAGAGAATTTTGTGAACCCATGGACTTTGAAATCAATAGGCTTAATGCTGACTTTCTAAAATTGCAAGGCGATTTAAGTGAGCAACTAAAAGCTGCTCCAGACAAAAAAACACAAGCACAAATCTATGCCAATATGAAACAAAAATTTGACACATTGGGCTTAGAATTGACACATTGGGCTTAGAATTTTTTAAATTTTATGAACTCTACACTCTCAGCTGTTTCAGAGATCATTTTGAGCGTTTATAAAAAGGATAATGACCTTGAGCCAATCACTCTTACTAAAACAGAACAAAAAGAATTTCAGAATTTACAAAGCTCCATCAATATGGCCCACAAAGCTAATCTGACAAAATATGGATTTCCTGTCAGTGGTAGTAGTAGCAAGGCATTACCTAGCAATAGAAGTTGGCTAGATAAGAAAAACTTTGATATGAACTATGATTTAGACGGAGATTAAGTAGAATGCGCCATGTTATAATGTCGCAAAAATGTATTGAGTGTGATTATTATGAGACTTGTCCAAAATCTTGTGTGTATTATTGCCATGATTTTATTATCCTGTGCCCTAGTAGCTAAGCCTCTTAAATTTGTCCCTATGATGAAAGAACATGATCTACTACGGCTGTTTTACCTCACAGAAGCCCAGAAACCCTATGCCTTAAATTGCAATCAAGAAATCAATGCCCTTGATTATTTAGATCCAAACTCCAAAGAAAAGAAAATTGAAGTCCCTTTATCTTGGATTGATGACTTGGATGCGTGTACCCGTTATTCTCTGTTATGGGAAAGTGGAAGAAGACACCACACTTTAGTTAGTAATAACTACCTGTTTGAAAACTTCCATGCAACTGCTGTGCGGACAATTGATGATCCTATCTATGGATCAAAATCTATAGAGGAGTCTGCTAAGACTACTAGAGTCTTTAGTAAAAAGGTCAAAGAAATTGCAAAACAATGCAACGAAAAATATGGTAGACCTGCTGGAAGCGCGCACACGCCATGGCAACAAAAGGAAAAGATGATTAAGGATTGGATGCACGAGGTGTCATCTTGTATCAATAGCAAGCAGTCTGAGATCAAAGCTAATATTCATTTAGACGATCAGAGTCGTATTATAAGTATGGACGAACATAATTGTCGTGAATGGCAGAAAAGTTACAAACTAAGTGAAGATCAACTTAGAGATCAAAAAGAGCTCTTAGCCAAAGAAAGGGAGTACAAAAGAAAACACCATTGCAAATGGAAGGATGGATATACTTACTGCTATCTTGCAGATTCTAATCAAACTGGCCATTCTGCAGAATACATCTACGAACATTCACCCGATGCCAAGCAATTCAAACTCTATAGCACAACCAATACCCCCGAATATGAACGGTGCAAGAAAGATTATGGCATCCAAATAGGACCAGAGCCAAGATTAAAATAGAGTAAAATTAATCACATAAAACAGCGCTAATGCAAGAGAGCCAGTATACAAAATTCATAGGTCTATTTGAAAATTTTATCAATCAAATTGCGCTTTTATTGCCAAGTGGCCTTAGTTCAGCACTACAGGCAAGCGGAAATGTCATTGGCGTGCTTCTCATCTTATTATTTGTGTTTAGCAAGCTTAAGAAAGACGATCTTTTTGAGATTAGAACCCTTATAGCTATAGGTATTTTCTTTGGCTATTTAGCCTTTTTCAATTGGAGCATGAATCATCCAAAAGATTCGCAATCTTACTTTAGAAGTTTTATTGAATACCCAGCAGATCAAGTAATGGGTGCTTTAAGTACACTCAAATTTGAAGGCTATCAGGAAACCAACAAAACAGAAACCATTAGTTTTAAAAGTAGAACTATTGATACTTTGATCTCAGAAATTTTTCATTCCACAGGAAATCTAGTAACCCGCACTTTTCAGAGTCTAAAGACAGGCACAATCTTATACATGATTCCTATCGTTTTAACCATCCTAGTCATAGCAGTCCTAGAAGCTTTGTTTGTTTTCCATATTGTCTATTTTATTTGTGTAACTTTCATAGAAATTACCCTGTACTTTGCACTCTACATTCTATTCATTCCATTGGTATTTTTCCAACAAACAAGAGGCTTTGCCTGGTCCTATATCAAAAAAGTTGTGTCCTTAACTTTTTATGCCCCATTTATCACTTTAGTTTCACTCCTAGACTACAACATCTTGACTTTCATTAAAAGCGGGACCACTAACATGGAAGCTCTGCCACAACAGGGGTTTTTAGAAAGCATTTTTAGCACAATACATGTCAAATTTTCAGATTATGTAGATTTTCTCTTAGATCTAACATTCATCGCACTGGGTGCTTATTTTTGTCTCAAGCTTGTATCTAAAATCCCAGAAATGATCAACGCTATCTTTGGCACACAAGGTGTAATGAGCGATGCAAGCCACTTTGTTAGTTCTGCCATTTCTCTAGTTCAAGCTCCCATTGCAGCAACAGCTGGACTTGCCAAAGGAGGCTACACACAAGGAGGAATTGGAGGAGCTCTAGCCAACATAGCCACTATGGGAGGCTATAAAGGTGTATCTGATCTAAGAAACCATGCAATACTTTCAAAAGAAACAAGTAGTAACAGCACAGCTAATCTAGGTGGAAAAGTTGGCACAACTACGGTAGAAACTTAAAAGATGGTAATGTGTCAATTGTTGTCTTTAAACACCATCTGTTCTCCAATCTCTTCTAAAAAATCTTCTACCATCGCGTCTAAAACTTTTTCACAATCCTTTAAGTCTTGAGAACTTGGTTTTTCTAGCTTTTGCAAACTTTCTAGAATATATGGAAAATGTTCTAGAATTTGGGTGAGCCTTTCATCATAATAGCCTGTATCTGCATTAGGAAGTAGTTTTGAGTCGTTAGCAACTTGTCTTAAAAACAACACTTCTTCTTGCATCCTTAAAAGTCTTTCTCTAATCTCTTCGAGGCAAATTTTATCATTCATGATCTTCTCCTTGGCATTTTATTACCCAATAAAGCCATGTTTTTTAAGACTAAA
The sequence above is drawn from the Helicobacter suis HS1 genome and encodes:
- a CDS encoding type IV secretory system conjugative DNA transfer family protein, producing the protein MTLNFKQGVVVGKYEALGKSKPVYYDSPLSTLIIAPPGSGKTAAVAIPNLLTLKNSVVVLDIKGELCDLTAKYRQKKFKNKIFVFNPLGDDNTLKFNPFDKKIVSQLDFNRKRRLVDEVGNTIFTEENDNKDPHWTQQARNLFIFYALYDLCVYGGSNFFEIASCPIKNYVPLIHPKSRQYAELFEVKRDEQGNAIKDANGAYIQELDNNNEPIQNSEVNAEVLWYRQVAEQVYLDVEDSRNYDGTVHRLERDTEGNIIIKEGMLDPIIRNDANRWANANDREFASIKSVYSRFMQVFTSYQVKEATSSMSFAYEDLRRENISLYIKIAQTDINTLAPLIRILLESMAKNLLLRESQKFEERVYFILDEFVRFGKLPFLLEMPALSRSYGVVILFITQSNALIEKYYGKDDAKIVNGTVAYKIVFKMDDLEYAKQLSEEIGKMTRKTRSHSTEKGQLVFGGTSSIGKEAWDLLSPQDIMNIDSDEVIILVSGHKAKPLKLKANYYFKDSAMMKLCHDERSERLYMEKMCVVWFLQKS
- a CDS encoding type IV secretion system protein → MQESQYTKFIGLFENFINQIALLLPSGLSSALQASGNVIGVLLILLFVFSKLKKDDLFEIRTLIAIGIFFGYLAFFNWSMNHPKDSQSYFRSFIEYPADQVMGALSTLKFEGYQETNKTETISFKSRTIDTLISEIFHSTGNLVTRTFQSLKTGTILYMIPIVLTILVIAVLEALFVFHIVYFICVTFIEITLYFALYILFIPLVFFQQTRGFAWSYIKKVVSLTFYAPFITLVSLLDYNILTFIKSGTTNMEALPQQGFLESIFSTIHVKFSDYVDFLLDLTFIALGAYFCLKLVSKIPEMINAIFGTQGVMSDASHFVSSAISLVQAPIAATAGLAKGGYTQGGIGGALANIATMGGYKGVSDLRNHAILSKETSSNSTANLGGKVGTTTVET